The DNA sequence CTGATTTCAAGGCTCAATTTTCAATTCTCatgtttaatgttttatttgcctaaaatgtaattaaactCTGTAGTAGTAGTCTCATGTTTctatgtaatatttttttgcctcaatgcttttaaatttaatttgtgtacAGACTACAGATTGTAGTAGGAAACAAGAACCaggaaaatttatttatattatgatttgTGCAAATAGTATGCTCGTATCTTttgtatgaatatatattatataacaCTAAGAAATCTTATTCTTATTGATTGTAGCTACGCATCGGTATTTTTCCAAAAGACCAAGGAACGATTCAACAACTACAAGTGTTTCATACGATTCAACAACTACAAGTGTTTCAACAACTCCGAATCCGATCATGAACCAAGAGAGAATTAATGTTGCAAGTGTTGAATCTAGTGCGGAAAACATAGATCGTGACCCGGGAAAGCGGAGACCTATTATTAAGTATGAAGTCCAAGATAGGGACCACATTCGAAAAGAATACATCTCGAAGGGACCTTTCCAACCAAAATGTCACGTCTTTAAGAAAAGCTCATTTGGTAAGGATAAAAGGAATTTCCAATGTAAATGATTTGAAAGACATGCTTGGTTGGAGTATAGTCTGGAGAAAGATGcaacattttgttttttagtgtTATCTTTTTAGGCCTATTAATGACAATCGGTTTGGCGATGATGTACTTTTGAGCACAAGGTGAAAAAATTCGAAGAAAAGGCTCTTGCTATTTTTAGAGAACATGAGGGCTCAGTTAATAGCACACATGATCAGACCAGAATACTTTTTGAAggatttaaaaatcaaagacAAAGTGTTGaatataatttgatgaaatttgataaggAAGACAAAGTCAATTATCAGATTCGTTTGACTGCTTCTTTAAATGTGATTCGAATATTATTGAAACAAGGGTTGACTTTTCGGGGACATGATGAATCATTGAAGTCTGAAAATAGGGGAAACTTTCTAGAGATACTTGATTGGTTGCGTAAGCAAAAACTTGAGGTAGCAGCGTTCGCAATAATCAGACGGTTAGTCCTTTAATCCAAAAGGAATTGACAAATTGTTGTGCTGTTGAAACTACAAAAGTTATTTTGGAAGATATTAAAAATCGTAATTTCTCTCTTTTGGTTGATGAAGCGCGCGATGCATCGATAAAAGAACAAATGGCTTTGGTTCTGAGGTATGTTAACAATGATGGAGAGATTGTAGAAAGATTCTTGGCCTTGGTTCATGTCATCGATACCACAACAAAATCTTTGAAGGAAGGGGTTGACTTAGTATTTGCTAAGCATGGTTTATCTTTATCACGATTAAGAGGTCAAGGTTATGATGGTGCATCAAATATGCTGGGTGAGTACAATGGTTTGAAATCACTTATATTGAATGAAAATCCATTTGTCAAGTACGTTCATTTTTTTGCCCATTAGCTTCAATTAGTGGTGgtaaattttacaaaaacaCATGGTGTTGTAAGTGATTTTTTTACCATTGTCACTCTGATTGTCAACACATGTGGATCATCTTGTAACAGAAAGGACAAGCTACGGTAGCTTGAGCATGAAAAACTTGTCGAAGGTATAGAAAGTGgagaaattaaaagtggaaGGGGTTTAAATCAAGAGACGAGTTTAAAGTGACCAGGCGACACTCAATGGGGGTCACACTTCACTACTTTGCTTCGTTTAAAAAGCAAGTGGTCGTCGATAATTGAAGTGCTTGAAGATTATCCTGGTAATAGAGGTATATCAAAAACATTGGGCATGGGGATGGTGAGTTATAACTTTGTTTTTATTCTACACTTGATGATAGAGTTGCTTGGGACAACGAATGATTTGTCAACAATTCTACAACTTGGGGATCAAAATATCGTTCAAGCTACATCTTTGATTGATACAACCAAAAGGACTTTGcgaaatttgagagagaatggaTGGAATGAATTCTTGGGACATGTTGAAGAGTTTTATGTGACTAATTCCAATGACGTCATTAGTATGAATGATGTCATCAATCATCGTGTGCGTATGAAGCGGGATGGACGCGTTACTAATTATCATCATTACAAAGTGGAGATTTACTGTCAAGTAAGcttcacattttatttctcaattatgattacaattaattatcatttatcaattaaatactTAAGTCAATTTTTTGTATTGTTAGGTTCTTGATTTACTTACTCAAGAGACGGAGAATCGTTTCCCGGAAATGAATACAAAATTGCTTACTTGCATGAATTGCCTTAGTTCAAAAAACTCATTTGCTAGCTTCAATGTGGACAAGTTGGTTCGTCTTGCAGAACTTTATCCGGCTAACTTCTCATCTTATTGAATGTATGTTTCTTCCATATCAACTTAAAACTTATATCAATGATAAGTTGAGTTCTCCAACATTGAAGATTTGGAAAATTTAGCAAAGATGTTGGTTTCTACCTCAAGAGTACCGTTTGATTGAGTTGACACTGATCCTCCCGGTTGCAACAACTTTTGTCGACAGAGTATTTTCTTTCATGAAACTTATTAAGACATATTTGCACAATAGAATGAGAGACGAATGGATGAATGATATCATGGTGGTATATATTGAGAGgggaattttcaaaaaaattggaaatgagGCTATTCTTCGGCGATTTCAAGACATAGCGACTTGTTGAAAACAATTACCATTTAGTGTGTCGTAAAAGTTGAATAGACattacatgtaaaattaaatattttaatatatatattgataaggctcgttCATTTATTGGTTTTGGGTGATATTATACACTAACCAGATTGATAATGTGCGAAAAAGTGGTGAATTTGAGTGTGCAGGAGCTAAAAAGTGTTGAAGCGGCAGAATGCAGGACCAAATTGGTATTGGGTCTATTCGTTAGGGCTAAATTATTTGAGAGGCCCATATCTTTATAGCTGGCCCAACTTTTGTGAGGCCCGTTACTTATCATGGATCGTCCGATTGCTGCCATATGGCACTCCACGAGGACGATGAATGTTGGCCGTTGGATCCAAGGTTGTGTTTGTTGTTGAGTTAAGTGTTTCACCTCCCTTCTCATGCATTCATTCAACtgatactctctctctctctctctctctcttcggatactctctctgtcttcTCTCTATAAttctctccttctctcttctGAAATCAACTCCAATCATCTTCTCCGGTCACTCCTATGTTTTATGCGAGTTCTGAGTGAGATTCTTCAACCTCTGTGTTGATGTGGTGGGATCTGGTGGAGAGCGAACGGTTAATGTTCTGATCTATCCATCCAGTGTAGATTTGTAAGTGTTTTATTGTGTGTTGAGAGATCTGTGACTTCTTGAGGCCTTGACAGTGGTTGTGAGGTGTATTGATCGGTGTCCTGTTGAAGATAGTCGATGCGAAGTAGCAATTGGTGGATCCCTAAGGTTTGGGGTTCGATTGGTCTCGTTGTGTTCCCTTGTAACTTGTTGGTGAAGATAGAGGAGATCTTTGGCCTTGAGAAGTTGCGTGTGCAACCTAAGCCACATCTTACGTCTTCTGACTTTGTTTCACTTTTGGTTTCCTATTCAAATCTGCGAGAATCTGATTTCTTGTGTTACTTACACATCTACTTAGCGTGCAGGTGAAGCGGGTAACGTTCTTGTATTTGGTCTGTGTTCTGGAGAGACTGACCATCCCGACttacaatataattaaagagATCTCGGTAATTAGTTAATCCCGAATAATTTGATCTCTACAGCTATCTATattaacaaataacaaaacaattatgcACTACACACGCTGCCTATAAAGTAGAATATGAAACCAATGTATGGTCACAGCATggaaatatatgtaaaatactTGTAATAACAAATCATAGGACAAATAGGAGTGACAGACATGTGAAATGAGCATGTATCTGTTCATAGCATATGAATTGTACTTAAATAGGAGTAGAGTATTTTTTTGTCCCGTGaccaaaattatcattttaaatgaaagaaatGTTAGGTCACAGTACTTTAAGCTATGTCGTGattagtttttcattttagtcatttaatttaataacttTAACAGGgcatcattaattttataaataaaaatcaaaactcaatttattcctttagttttttttttaaagttaataagaaaatggactaatctaattttgattttttatgatatttataatattactagtaacttttaaaatatcaatagtaaaaatgaaaataaaatccaaacaTAATATGGTCTAAACGAGAATGAAACTTAAACGAAATATGTAACATAACATTTCTCTTGTAAATAACCtttaaaagaatatactccatattttttagtattatttaaatggaTTAACACATTAggaaaacaaatgaaaaaattaaagaaatggaTTAGAAAGCAAAAGAAATGAGAAGACCCATTTTCTCTTTATGCAATCGAAATTGAATGAAACCCTAGCTCCCGTCGTTTCCCCACACGCGACTGTACAAATCTAACAAATTTTCGCCTTTTTTCCATTTGCTCAGATACCCTTTGGAAAGTTGATAATTTTGGGGGATTCGATTTTTCCAGTTTTGATATGAACATGTACAGAGATCGAgggggcggtggctcgtccAAGGCCGGCGAGATGTTGGATCGGAAGCGAATCAACGATGCGCTCGACAAACATTTGGAGAAATCGTCGCCTTCCACATCCAGAAACAAGGGCTCAGCTGTCTCGGTGCCCTCCACCTCCGCCGCTGCCGGGAAGCACGTTGATCTCAGGGACAGCCGTTCTTCCTCCGCCCTCACCGCCAGCAAGAACAAGCTCTCCGAAGGTGccttttttatttcctatgtttttatttttgatcaGTTCGTGTTTAATTTAGAATCGTGAAATTTGGGTTGCTTTTAgcatttgtatttgtatttgtgTGCGGTGTTTAATTGCCATGTATTGTAGTTCAactttttgttattgtttttaatgATTGATTGGCACTGGAGATAAGTTTAGTAGCTTTGTGAATCGTAGAGCTCTCCATTGAAAGGGGAAAAGCTCGGATTAACCAATTTCAGCTGTTTGGCAGATCTGTTTGAGGTGCTACTGTTAGCTCCTTATGATGAGCTAAGGCATAAAAGTTTCAGCTTTTGATCAGTATATTGAATGTTTGTTTGAAAATATGTTCACATTCCTATGCTGTTTAAAATGATGGAAAAGGGACTTGTCAAACATCAATGCAGAGAGTGGGCTGCTGCTTTTGCAAGTTCAGGCACATAGATATTgcaagattattttttttttcgttatTGCTGTATTAAAAGGATGGTGGTGGTTTTGTTATGATTACACTGGATGATGAAGTCCTTTcgtattgaaattaaaaatgatataggTATTAGTTTAGAGAGTTGGATGATAGGTGGTGAGTGCAATACTTagaatgatgatgatgatgatgatgatgatgatgagttATACTTTTAGGAGGATGGTGATTATGATCAGTAGAGTaacaatttgaaaaaaagttgTATACATATCTAGTACGATGTTAGCCATGCTAAACCTTTGAGTTATGTACGATAATTGGATGCTGGCTTCATTGTTTTATGACTTAAAATATTGCTCTGATTGATGTAAAAGAGACCACACTTCTATCCCCTCATGTAAAGCATATAGCTTACACTGCACATTGGGCATGTAAACAATTATGAATTTCCGTTCTTGATTTTATGTTCTTTCAGTGGCATGTATTACAGTAAATATGTCTGCACATTTGTGTATGTAcattctttatctttttctaaTAACATTTGCAGGCATACTTTTGTTATATACAAACTTGAGATTGaaatatttgttcatttttcaGAGGAATCTGAAACAGACAGTGAAGAGTCTGATGTCAGTGGTTCTGATGGGGAAGATACATCTTGGGTTTCATGGTTTTGCAACTTGCGTGGAAATGAGTTTTTTTGTGAAGTCGATGATGAATATATCCAAGATGATTTCAATCTATGTGGATTGAGCAATCAAGTCCCATATTATGATTATGCACTTGATCTAATACTGGATGTAGAGTCATCTCATGGTGAGCTTCTTATCATTTATTAGTAGATGTTAGTTGTGTTTATTGAGctttattctctttcaatAATTGGTCTTGAGCTTCATAGAATTTCTTTCTAGAATAGTACTCCTAACATTTCCTTATTTACATCTCAACCTGGCTTGGACTCTGTGATGCTTGAACGCTTTAATCATTCCAGAGTATGCTATAAAGTCTATGAAGTTAATGACAGATGGAGTTTTTCTTCAGCAAGTTGTAACTTCTTGAAGTTATTTTTCTCATTAGGTGTCCAGTTGAATTTCCACCACATTTTGGATATCGGACAATTCATCCGTTGTATAGTAAAACTTTGacattttatctaattttttccCAGTGACAAAATGTTTATTACGATTGCCACTACTGATGAAAGTTTTCACTggaatttcattatttgatcccttccTCTGGAAATCTAATAGTAGGTTTTTGTGATTGGCATTGAATGGTGTGATAAATTTAGAACTGTATATATTTGCTTTTGATAGTTCCAAAATGTGCTAGTATGTGTTTAGTGTTTATGTCTTCAACGAGTTGAGATAGCAAAGTGTAAAATGCTCTTGAAGTTTCATGTTCGCATAGCTCAAATTTGGACCATTGTTTGGAGTCCGATCATGatatctttgttttttctcttcctttgTCTAGCTTTAAATTTCTCTTTCCACTTTTTTCTGCTTCGAGCTGGATATCCATTTCTGACAGCGTTTTTTCCATGATGGGCACATCTAGGTGATATGTTTACCGAGGAAcagaatgagttagttgaatcAGCTGCGGAAATGCTGTATGGCCTTATTCATGTCCGTTACATCTTGACAAGCAAGGGAATGGCTGCAATGGTAACATCATTTGATTCCTCATTTGTGTTGACCGCCTCTTTTATAATTAGTTATGTCATTTGACTCAATTAACTGGAACTTATTACAGTTAGAGAAGTATAAAAACTATGATTTTGGAAGATGCCCAAGAGTCTACTGCTGTGGACAGCCATGCCTTCCAGTTGGACAATCAGACATCCCACGCTCAAGTACTGTGAAGATTTACTGTCCAAAATGTGATGACATTTACTACCCTCGATCCAAATACCAAGGCAGTATCCTTACTTTGTACTTTTATTgctttatacatttaattttgcacTTGACCCCCTGGTTCATTTGCATGAGCCTGCTGCTTCTTTCATTCCAACTTCACATATTCATGTGAGTTCTAGACTTGTTATTAGGGGTTAAGAGTTAGAGACAAGTTTAGTGTCACAAACTACTACCACGCAATTCACTTCTTATTCTATAACAGGAGCTTTAGATATTCCCCTTTCTCCCGATGATCAGGTGCTTTgctaagaattaaattattgaaaacttGCACATGGTCTACTAGCTTTAAGTGTAACATTATCTCCATGTTATATGGTTGCTAGTGAATCTGGGTAGGAATGCCCCTTATGAGTTGCTTAATCGAGAAATGAGACCCAACTCcaagaaaaagtaataaactaaaaggTAAAAAGCAGTATCCAGCACCCTCTTATTTTGGAGAGAGAGTTTATGTATTGTTTGGAAGATTTGAAATCTTTTCTGGCCTATTCGGAGCACTCACCAGGAAATTAGAACCTCGCTTTGCGATGCATGCTACAAATAAGTAAATGGGAGTCGGTATTGATTGTCTTTACATGTTCTGTGTGCTTCGCTTTTGGAATGATTTCCCTGACTTCAACAGATATTGATGGGGCATATTTCGGAACCACATTCCCCCATCTGTTCTTGATGACGTACGGACACCTCAAGCCTCAGAAGCCAACACAGAACTACGTCCCTAGAGTTTTTGGCTTCAAGATGCACAAGCCTTGATAATCGAGTTCCGACAACATGCTACTGAGCTCTTAAATTCTTGTTCCAGCAAATGCTTTTCTCATCTGGGCTGCTGAGGCATACAGATGACGGATGGGTTGTACTTGTAACACAAACCAGGTAAAAATCACAGCAGCTATTGGTGTAACCAAAATTGCCTAGTTGATGGAGAAGCATTTCATGCATTCCCATCATGCAATTGTTGTTTAAATTCAGAGAGCATGTAagcttttatctttttatctttttccttttttcttttttttggtgagAATTATCTAAATACTTCCTCATGTAGTCCTTTGCGCGTGTACGCTGCTTAATCAGCAGGACAAATTTATATGGGAGCAGCCTATCGAAATTTTTGGGGATTCGACGTATTTTTCGCTTTGTTTTATATCTCTAGTATATGCATgttcctttttcatttctgtttgtttggttttttatttttgatcttacattttttctcagttttttttcttcattcttttaGGCCCCCTTTGCAATAAATTGTGCAAAAGTAGAGTTTGTAATCACTTCCTTTCTGATATTTGCTCTTGAACAAACACACAGCATCTTGATCTTGTGTATTGTTTTACAAATATTGCTTTTTTATGTACTATGTGAAATTGTGAATCAGTGAAAAGTGGTTATAACATCAAGATTTATGAGTTGTAGAATACCACAAAAAATCTTTTATGCTGAGCTCTTTAATGTTACATCTAAACTTGCCACATGTAGTTTACTGTTCTTATTGCATAGGAATGAGATTTTATGATTATATCCAATACAAATCTTGTTGCATCTCatatttgatttgttatttgtggtttactccctccgtcccagataattcgtcccagttttccatttcggtccgtcccacataatttgtcccacttcacttttatcatttttggtagtggatcccatattccactaactcattcctactaacattttattataaaactaatatataaaggtaggacccacatttcactaactttttcaacccactttccattgcaattcttaaaacccgtgtccggtcaaagtgactcgaattatccgggacggagggagtacttctcTATAAAAGACTCATTTTTGGTAGCAAAAAAACAACCTATTTACTTCTCTTGATTTGTagtactttattctttttacatttaactaattaaacaatattttcttaaattcccttctcaaaaaaaatgtgttatttaTAGTGTGATAGATGGAGTAATGTATCCATTGAACTATGGATAGTGGCCGTCCATTTCTCTCATCATTAAAAAGTTGTGTCTGAGAATAGAAAATGATATCTAAGGAGTATCTTTTGATTAAAATCTTTGCCACACCCCTCAAAACCATGAAATTGTAGGGTAGTACATGTAAAGGTTAGCCTTGTGTTACTAAATGACTAAAATTGGATAATTGAATAGACAAGTGGTGACAAAGGGACAAGACAAGAAGTGATGCATCTCTTCAGTCTTGTACTGAAATTTGAAAGGGTAATAATACCTACTTGCAATATTGAGCATTCCCATTCCAAATTTCTTCCCTTATTTTTTTGCCCTTGCTtgagaagaaaaggaaaagattaaataaaataaatataaaaggatTATGATTTTCCAGAACCATCTCTAGAAACATTGGACCCACATGAATTATTATACtaagtattccctccgtccgccattaggagtctcattcatgggtggcacgagttttaagaaatgttaataaaaatgggtggaaaaatgtcagtggaataggggtcccacttatatatattagttttaaatgaaatatgagtggaatgaattagtggaaggtgagaccctattaccatttatagtaagtgaACCAAAACTCTTATTTgcggacagactaaaatggaaaaacgaaactcttattcacggacggagagTGTATTTATCAATAAGAATGAAAATTGAGcgtttcaactcatttttggaTTTGTAGTTGTGTAATGTATCTATTGGTTGGCCATTTTACCAATTCTAgattatggtgttatttttgtttttttttaaagttaaaaatattcaCGGGATTTTTAGGCAAACAAACTAGTGCAATGAATCGAGAAAACATGCAAGTTGCATTATCACATCGAGTCATCGACTCTTATCtttatttagtattttatttttagtgattTAACAATGAAggtcaaataaaatatccaCAAGTTAATGCCAAATACACTTCTCAAGTTAACATCACCTCTCGTGAGTTATGTATAGTCATGATAAGTAACAAAACAATatccaccaaaaaaaataaagaaaaatgaacgAAGGGATAAATCagtatgtggattaatttaaGCCTCATTAGTCTTAATCAAAGTGTGTCTAATCTCAAGgtgcaataaataattaaataagtcTATTTTTGCGGATTATTTATTCTTGTAAAGACGGCTTCTTAGTTTGCGGCTGTCATAATCTACCTGCTCCATTGAAAGAGAtgttttaaaaagaaaactttaTCCCATTCTAAATTTGGACTCTTTTGCCTTTGATACATCTTGCATCTCTTCTCCGGCCAAATCTAATTTTAGAcaataaatttttgtaaatttttataaagaaataaaaattttggcGATGGTCTACCATGGGTGTATGTACTGatttacttttaataaataaacatatgtCTAGTTGAACGTTAAGAATATTAGCAACAGGGACAAAAGAGTTAGGAGAAGTACGTCTCTGTATGCGCGTATTGAATTCCGCTTTAAGTAATGCATTGCCacacttattttaaattcttaattcatttaagtatatataaataactgtatttaatatatacacaaaagACTTTTTTGGTCTTCTGATTAAAAACACACTATTCTTTATGAGGCATTTGGTGAAAAAAGTTTTAAGGTGGTCTTAGATGTTGACTAGAACCCACtcgtttaattattttttatattagttaatttaataaattatttgaatgtaATTGAAAATTGGTAATTAAAACTCCATAATGTGTATAAttgatcttttattttttagtaatgtAGTTAGACAAGTTTTTGAAAAgggcaaaaaaataaattttcctttatattttaaattgtagattatatttattttatgaaatcaaTGGATGCTGAAGCTCCCCTCTATTCAACCTCTTCTATTCCCACATGTTTACGTTcttaaacattttataaacgaaaaaaaaataatactagatGCTATCTAGATTATTGAATGACTTGGCATTTATAGGTCGGTCCTTTATGATGGACCAAtctactaaaaatttgatagatGAGTTTGGTTTTAGATGTTAACCCTacctaatttattttagcCTGAATTTTGGTTACTAGGTTattcaataatattaatgtGATTGAAATAACTTTTGACTTATAACATTAAAGTTGATTTATAAAGATCAATATTTTCGGCATAGTTTCTTATaagatttatattaaaaatagagtaaatattcaattttgttcAATCATTTAGCATTTTAGAAAAACACCCAAAGCTTAATATAATTGGAAAAAGTCaagcatttcaatttttacttAAACAAGAccacaataaaatttttagatcGAGTTGCCTTTGGTACTCGAAACAGATATGACATATTATAACACTATTTGGTTCGAACTTTTTGCATATTCTTTCTGTATCATAAATATAAGttactatatttcttttttcgtacGTCTCATAGAAATAGTTCATTAAATATCTATTTATTACAAGGCTCATCACtacacaattttaattatttgttctcttattctcttactttattaattaagtacatatattaaaatttgtgtcaatCATATTTCTATGAGACAATATTTCtatgagacggatggagtgATATTTTTGGCCAAATTTGAAACGTTAAGTATACTTAATTGCTGTGACCTAAATTTgtgacattttattaaaataaatactacctCGAAGTTTTATGAGAAtaattaccaaaatattttttgggaagtgtcAATAAAATCTTATGAATGAAGGACAATCGAAGATATTTTCCAAAAGACCAAAAAGATGAAaccttaaattaaaatttggaaaCGATCAAATCAATGCCTCTTCTAATATAAATTCCAACCAATACGACGAAATCAAAAACCAACCAAACCgtattaaattactactacgtataaagaaaataatgaaaaaacatACTCATCGTCATCGAAAGATTTATGTATCTAATTTTAGCAAAGTTCAGTTAATATGATGTTTTTATCATTTGTGATGTCAGATTTCAgacattaaaatgaaaaccaaTGTCTGCGACCACTGATTTTACCTGCTAAAGTTAAATAAAGCCGCCCCTTCGATATTTCTCATTCAAACTacttattttagattttattttgttattattgagaaaaaaaatgcttGTTTTAGCTTTCATATCTAACATTTTTTAGGGGTAAAATTAGAGCTCAGTTGAAGAATTCAGTTATTTAACCTTttgattgtattttttaatactcttTTCGCCTATaattaataacttttttttttctgattttgatcatttttttctgaataatTGGAtcgattaatatattttgtgaaaaatgttTAGTAATTCGCAGACGATTCATTTGAATTTGtctatataatttatgatatgaATCGGAATATTCACATCAAATTCAAGTCTCACAACTAGAACTCAAGACCAAAGTACTATATTTTCattgaatattaaaatcataaattaacttaatccaacttaaatatatgtttgtgtgatgaaa is a window from the Salvia hispanica cultivar TCC Black 2014 chromosome 1, UniMelb_Shisp_WGS_1.0, whole genome shotgun sequence genome containing:
- the LOC125201357 gene encoding casein kinase II subunit beta-1-like isoform X2, whose amino-acid sequence is MNMYRDRGGGGSSKAGEMLDRKRINDALDKHLEKSSPSTSRNKGSAVSVPSTSAAAGKHVDLRDSRSSSALTASKNKLSEEESETDSEESDVSGSDGEDTSWVSWFCNLRGNEFFCEVDDEYIQDDFNLCGLSNQVPYYDYALDLILDVESSHGDMFTEEQNELVESAAEMLYGLIHVRYILTSKGMAAMLEKYKNYDFGRCPRVYCCGQPCLPVGQSDIPRSSTVKIYCPKCDDIYYPRSKYQDIDGAYFGTTFPHLFLMTYGHLKPQKPTQNYVPRVFGFKMHKP
- the LOC125201357 gene encoding casein kinase II subunit beta-1-like isoform X1; this encodes MNMYRDRGGGGSSKAGEMLDRKRINDALDKHLEKSSPSTSRNKGSAVSVPSTSAAAGKHVDLRDSRSSSALTASKNKLSEEESETDSEESDVSGSDGEDTSWVSWFCNLRGNEFFCEVDDEYIQDDFNLCGLSNQVPYYDYALDLILDVESSHGDMFTEEQNELVESAAEMLYGLIHVRYILTSKGMAAMLEKYKNYDFGRCPRVYCCGQPCLPVGQSDIPRSSTVKIYCPKCDDIYYPRSKYQGNIDGAYFGTTFPHLFLMTYGHLKPQKPTQNYVPRVFGFKMHKP